A window of the Streptomyces sp. NBC_00250 genome harbors these coding sequences:
- a CDS encoding universal stress protein has translation MTSETPARPELGNVVVGVDGSPSARTAVLWAADEADRRGRSLHLVHAADTDRRAIFSNAETIQAVREAGRDLLTETANAVRDLFPDLAVTKELGRQEPVAGLRAAAGNRGTIVVGSRGLGGFSALMLGSVGLGVAARAEVPVIVVRGAGDRPASGSVTAAVHGASDLGWLLVAAAEADARKAALRLVSVWNVLTHVGSVATMLDDLDEIARQRVHEIKSLADLAQEFYPTLTVGHHVETGTSTPGILVEASAHTDLLVMGRQHRALGAGPSLGRVAHVLLHHAHCPVEIVPPAFATRVEET, from the coding sequence ATGACCAGCGAGACCCCCGCCCGACCGGAGCTCGGCAACGTCGTCGTGGGAGTCGACGGGTCCCCCTCCGCGCGCACGGCCGTGCTGTGGGCCGCTGACGAGGCGGACCGACGGGGGCGGTCCCTGCATCTCGTGCACGCCGCCGACACCGACCGTCGGGCCATCTTCTCCAATGCCGAGACGATCCAGGCGGTACGCGAAGCGGGTCGCGACCTGCTGACCGAGACCGCGAACGCGGTCCGTGACCTCTTTCCGGACCTTGCCGTCACGAAGGAGCTGGGCCGTCAGGAGCCGGTCGCCGGTCTCCGGGCGGCCGCCGGGAACAGAGGCACGATCGTGGTGGGCAGCCGGGGGCTCGGCGGCTTCTCCGCGCTCATGCTCGGATCCGTCGGTCTGGGCGTGGCGGCCCGCGCCGAAGTGCCCGTGATCGTGGTCCGTGGTGCCGGTGACCGGCCGGCGTCGGGCTCGGTGACAGCGGCCGTGCACGGTGCTTCGGATCTGGGCTGGCTGCTTGTCGCGGCCGCCGAGGCCGACGCCCGTAAGGCGGCGTTGCGGCTGGTGAGCGTCTGGAACGTGCTCACCCATGTCGGCAGCGTCGCGACCATGCTGGACGACCTCGACGAGATCGCGCGGCAGCGCGTGCACGAGATCAAGTCGCTCGCCGACCTCGCGCAGGAGTTCTACCCCACCCTGACCGTCGGCCATCACGTCGAGACGGGCACCAGCACGCCCGGGATCCTGGTGGAGGCGAGTGCCCACACCGATCTGCTGGTGATGGGAAGACAACACCGCGCCCTGGGCGCCGGCCCGTCCCTGGGCCGCGTCGCCCACGTCCTGCTCCACCACGCCCACTGCCCGGTGGAGATCGTCCCACCTGCCTTCGCCACCCGGGTCGAGGAGACGTGA
- a CDS encoding universal stress protein — protein MTAQVTVGLDGSAESLAAARWAATQAVLREVPLRLVHVEEWPSMPEVPMAYARTLAHGEQTERLMREETNRARKNHPGLEVITEHAHGRAAEELTAAANEADLTVLGSRGLGGVRGFTVGSVSLAVVGAARQPVVLVRATDDREAPEGGIVVGVDIHHPCEALLAFSFSEAARKGTPLRFLHSWTLPASYGYAAIVDPGIGEELGSHLLEGLDAPLEPWRKRYAGVEVEAKSVVGSPAYQLVEASQTAQLVIVGRRSRSVPLGPHLGHVAHAVIHHSPAPVAVVPLT, from the coding sequence ATGACAGCCCAGGTCACCGTAGGTCTGGACGGCTCTGCTGAAAGCCTCGCCGCCGCCCGTTGGGCCGCGACGCAAGCGGTGCTGCGCGAAGTGCCCCTCAGGCTGGTGCACGTGGAGGAATGGCCGAGCATGCCGGAAGTACCCATGGCGTACGCCCGCACACTCGCCCACGGCGAGCAGACCGAGAGGTTGATGCGAGAGGAGACGAATCGAGCGCGGAAGAACCATCCCGGCCTCGAGGTCATCACGGAGCATGCGCATGGCCGGGCAGCCGAGGAACTGACGGCCGCCGCGAACGAGGCGGATCTGACGGTCCTCGGTTCACGCGGACTCGGCGGCGTCCGCGGCTTCACCGTCGGCTCGGTCTCCCTTGCCGTCGTCGGCGCGGCCCGACAGCCGGTCGTCCTCGTACGCGCGACGGACGACCGGGAAGCTCCCGAAGGCGGCATCGTGGTGGGCGTCGACATCCACCACCCGTGCGAAGCCCTGCTCGCATTCTCCTTCTCCGAAGCCGCCCGGAAAGGCACGCCGCTGCGGTTCCTCCACAGCTGGACGCTTCCCGCCTCGTACGGCTACGCGGCCATCGTGGACCCGGGGATCGGCGAGGAGCTCGGCAGCCATCTCCTCGAGGGGCTGGACGCTCCGCTGGAGCCGTGGCGGAAGCGTTACGCGGGGGTGGAAGTGGAGGCCAAGTCGGTGGTGGGCTCGCCCGCGTACCAGCTGGTCGAGGCGTCACAGACCGCGCAACTGGTCATCGTGGGACGCCGGAGTCGGAGCGTCCCCCTCGGCCCGCATCTGGGCCATGTCGCTCACGCGGTCATCCACCACAGCCCCGCGCCGGTCGCCGTCGTCCCCTTGACGTGA
- a CDS encoding heavy metal translocating P-type ATPase has translation MSVADVIVVVVAVGLIAVLGRYFFGPRKAGTVRVEDGVQRVDVTVRGGYSPNLIKVRQGTPVELVFDRQEAGECTSRVVFPDLRVGAGLPAHTRTTVRLSPDRPGTYGFACGMNMIHGTLVVEPADGGAPEPGTVSGGEAAPSAGETSAEDAEAADIAERQEEIKDLTRRVVVGAVLTAPVLFAVMAHELFGADWVPGWMLNHWFQLALITPVMLYTGWPVHSTGWLALRHRSADMNSLITLGTSAAFGFSLLVTLAPGLLPEDVREVYFEAVGVILTLIMLGRLLEARAKAGTGEAIRALIGLQARTARVLRDGTETEIPVEEVVVGDEVVIRPGEKIPVDADVLSGSSAVDESMVTGEPMPVTKHAGDGVIGATVNTTGSLRVRAAKVGADTTLAQIIRLVQQAQASKAPIQRLADAISAYFVPAVIAIAIATFALWYTIGPAPALTLALVSAVAVLIIACPCALGLATPLSVMVGTGKGAQAGILIRSAEALETAHKLDTVVLDKTGTVTIGKPVLTDIRPAAGVDEAELLRLVAAAEADSEHPLAQAIVSGARDRGLQPPTATGFDSVTGKGVHARADGHTIMVGTTRLLHDTGVDTSPLDAVAASLAAEGKTPVLAAVDGHPAGVLAVADTVKNDSAQAIAALRQLDAEVVMLTGDNARTAAAIAAQVGIPRVLAEVLPEHKTDEIRRLQAEGRTVAMVGDGINDAPALAQSDVGLAIGTGTDVAIESADITLISGSLAGVVTAIRLSKATMRNIKQNLFFALVYNAVGIPLAAGALYPLWGIRLSPIIAAAAMALSSLSVVTNASRLRRWHPAPLPVGGDAPTRPEVETATDTTRPRVGPDGREMTVDPVCGMEVDPTTAPEHRDGPAGPLHFCSTQCATAYDAAPDRYTPSISRRHL, from the coding sequence ATGTCTGTCGCGGATGTGATCGTCGTCGTGGTTGCCGTCGGCCTCATCGCCGTGCTGGGCCGGTATTTCTTCGGCCCGCGCAAGGCCGGCACGGTTCGCGTGGAGGACGGGGTGCAGCGGGTCGACGTGACCGTGCGGGGCGGCTACAGCCCGAACCTGATCAAGGTCCGCCAGGGCACACCGGTCGAGCTCGTCTTCGACCGGCAGGAGGCCGGCGAATGCACTTCCCGCGTCGTCTTCCCCGATCTCAGGGTCGGGGCCGGCCTGCCCGCCCACACCCGCACGACCGTGCGGCTGAGCCCTGACCGGCCCGGCACCTACGGGTTCGCCTGCGGCATGAACATGATCCACGGGACCCTCGTCGTCGAACCCGCCGACGGCGGAGCACCGGAACCGGGCACGGTGTCAGGCGGAGAAGCGGCGCCGAGTGCGGGGGAGACGTCGGCCGAGGACGCGGAGGCGGCCGACATCGCCGAGCGCCAGGAGGAAATCAAGGACCTGACCCGCCGCGTCGTCGTGGGCGCAGTACTCACCGCACCGGTCCTCTTCGCTGTCATGGCGCACGAGCTGTTCGGCGCCGACTGGGTGCCCGGCTGGATGCTGAACCACTGGTTCCAGCTCGCACTGATCACGCCGGTGATGCTCTACACCGGCTGGCCCGTGCACTCCACCGGCTGGCTGGCCCTGCGCCACCGGTCGGCGGACATGAACTCCCTGATCACCCTGGGCACGAGCGCCGCCTTCGGATTCAGCCTGCTCGTCACCCTCGCTCCGGGGCTGCTCCCCGAGGACGTGCGGGAGGTGTACTTCGAAGCGGTCGGCGTCATCCTGACCCTGATAATGCTGGGCCGTCTTCTGGAGGCCCGGGCCAAGGCCGGCACGGGCGAGGCCATCCGCGCTCTGATCGGCCTGCAGGCCCGCACCGCGCGCGTCCTGCGGGACGGCACTGAGACCGAGATACCCGTCGAAGAGGTAGTCGTCGGGGACGAGGTCGTCATCCGCCCCGGGGAGAAGATTCCCGTCGACGCCGACGTCCTGTCGGGCTCGTCCGCCGTGGATGAGTCGATGGTGACGGGCGAGCCGATGCCGGTCACGAAGCACGCGGGCGACGGTGTCATCGGTGCCACCGTCAACACCACCGGTTCCTTGCGGGTGCGCGCGGCCAAGGTTGGCGCGGACACCACGCTCGCGCAGATCATCCGGTTGGTGCAGCAGGCCCAGGCGTCCAAGGCGCCGATCCAGCGTCTTGCCGACGCGATCTCCGCCTACTTCGTCCCGGCGGTCATCGCCATCGCGATCGCGACGTTCGCTCTCTGGTACACGATCGGACCCGCACCGGCGCTCACCCTGGCCCTGGTCTCCGCCGTCGCCGTCCTGATCATCGCCTGTCCTTGCGCCCTTGGCCTGGCCACCCCGCTCTCGGTCATGGTCGGCACCGGCAAGGGCGCGCAGGCGGGCATCCTCATCCGCTCCGCCGAAGCCCTGGAGACCGCCCACAAACTCGACACCGTCGTGCTCGACAAGACTGGCACGGTCACCATCGGCAAGCCGGTCCTCACCGACATCCGCCCCGCCGCGGGAGTCGACGAAGCCGAGCTGCTGCGGCTGGTCGCCGCCGCCGAGGCCGACAGCGAGCATCCCCTTGCCCAGGCCATCGTCTCCGGCGCCCGCGACCGTGGCCTTCAGCCGCCGACCGCGACCGGCTTCGACTCCGTCACCGGCAAGGGCGTCCACGCCAGGGCCGACGGCCACACCATCATGGTCGGCACCACCCGCCTCCTCCACGACACCGGCGTCGACACCTCCCCTCTCGACGCCGTCGCCGCGAGCCTCGCGGCCGAGGGCAAGACACCCGTCCTCGCCGCGGTCGACGGCCACCCCGCAGGGGTGCTCGCCGTCGCCGACACCGTCAAGAACGACTCCGCCCAGGCCATCGCGGCCTTGCGACAGCTGGACGCCGAGGTCGTCATGCTCACCGGCGACAACGCCCGCACCGCCGCCGCCATCGCCGCTCAGGTCGGCATTCCCCGGGTCCTGGCCGAGGTACTGCCCGAGCACAAGACCGATGAGATCCGCCGACTCCAGGCCGAGGGCCGGACCGTCGCCATGGTCGGCGACGGCATCAACGACGCCCCTGCTCTCGCCCAATCCGACGTCGGACTCGCCATCGGCACCGGCACCGACGTCGCCATCGAATCCGCCGACATCACCCTCATCTCCGGCTCCCTCGCCGGAGTCGTCACCGCCATCCGCCTCTCGAAGGCGACCATGCGCAACATCAAGCAGAACCTGTTCTTCGCCCTCGTCTACAACGCCGTCGGCATCCCTCTCGCCGCCGGCGCCCTCTACCCCCTGTGGGGCATCCGCCTGAGCCCGATCATCGCCGCGGCCGCCATGGCCCTGTCATCCCTGTCCGTCGTCACCAACGCCTCCCGCCTGCGCCGCTGGCACCCCGCACCGCTGCCGGTAGGGGGCGACGCACCGACGCGCCCCGAAGTCGAGACCGCCACCGACACCACGCGGCCCAGGGTCGGCCCGGACGGACGCGAGATGACCGTCGACCCCGTGTGCGGCATGGAAGTCGACCCCACGACCGCACCCGAACATCGGGACGGCCCCGCAGGCCCACTGCACTTTTGCTCCACTCAGTGCGCCACCGCCTACGATGCCGCTCCCGACCGTTACACGCCTTCCATCAGCCGCCGCCATCTGTAG